The Solidesulfovibrio fructosivorans JJ] nucleotide sequence ACAACGCCCTGGGCAACGTCTGGCTGCGGGCCATCCAGGAAGGACCCGGCCCCGGAGCCCTGGCCGAGCTGCCCGGACACGACTTCGCCGCCTTCGGCCGGGCCATGGGCGCGCGGGGCCTCACGGTGACAAGGCCCGAGGAACTGGCCCCGGCTTTCGCCGAAGGCCTGTCCGGAGAAGGGCCTTGCGTGGTGGACGTGCGCTGCGACAGACGCTTCACCACGCCCGTCACGCCCTACTCCGAAGCCAAAAAAGAGTGGGTGGACAGCGATTGAGGGGCAGGGAACGAGAAGAAACGGGGGGACGCCTTTCCGCAAGAACGGTGTCCCCCTTCCTTTTTCGGCCTCGTTACCGGGCGATGCCGGTGAGGGCGAGCAGCCAGTAGCAGGCCGCCGAGGCCAGGGCCGCCGCCGGGATGGTCATGACCCAGGCCATGACCAGTCGGCCGGCCACGCCCCAGCGCACGGCGGACAGGCGCTTGGACGCGCCCACGCCGATGACCGTGGTGGAGATGGTGTGGGTGGTGGAGATGGGCGCGCCCAGGACCGAAGCGCCGCTGATGACGGCCGCCGCCGCCGTTTCCGCGGCGAAGCCGTGGATGGGCTCGAGTTTGAAGATCTTGTGCCCCATGGTCTTGACGATCTTCCAGCCGCCGGAGGCCGTGCCGAGGCCCATGGAGGCGGCGCAGGCGAGTTTGACCCAGAAGGGCACGGTCATTTCCGGAATCGAACCGGCCAGGAACAGGGCCAGGGTGATGATGCCCATGGTCTTCTGGGCGTCGTTTAGGCCGTGGCTGGTGGCCATGAAGGCCGAGGACAGGATTTGCAGCTTCTTGAAAAGGCCGTTGACCCGGTGCGGCGTGCTGCGGCGCACCAGCCACGACAGGAGCACCATGAGCAGGTAGCCGGACACGAACCCGGCCAGGGGCGAAAGCACCAGCGGCAGCAGGACCTTGTGGGCGATGGAGCCGTAGCTCGGCGTATCCCAGCCGCCATAGGCCACGGCCGCGCCGATGAGCCCGCCGACCAGGGCGTGGGACGACGACGACGGCAGTCCCCAGTACCAGGTGAGCAGGTTCCAGATGATCGCCCCCATAAGCGCGGCCAGGACCACGCCCTGGCTGCCGGAGACCACGTCGGGCCGCACGATGCCGCTGCCCATGGTATGGGCCACGGCCGTGCCCAGAAAAGCGCCCACCAGGTTCAGGACGCCGGCCATGCACACGGCGGTCAGCGGCGAGAGCACCTTGGTGGAAACGACCGTGGCGATGGCGTTGGCGCTGTCGTGGGCGCCGTTGGTGAAATCGAACAGCAGCGCGATGCCGACCACCGCGATGAGCAGCACCGGGATATCAGGCATTTTTGAGCACCACGCCTTCGAGCACGTCGGAGAGGGATTCGGTGCGCTCGACGGCCGCCTCGATGCGGTCGAACAGGTGCTTCCATTTGACGATTTCGAGAATGGCCGCGTAGCCGGCGCAGTCCTCGCCGCCGTCGTAGAGTTCGCCGATGCCGACCATGATCAGGGTTTCGCACTCGTGCTTGAGGCCTTCGATCTTGAGAAACTGCTGCTCGGCCTGCTTGTTCTGGCGCATGTGCGCGAGCACGGCCCCGATTTCCTCGATCATGGCCCGCAGGTTGCTGATGATGCGCCGGGCGGGATAGCGGATGCGGTCGAAGCCGAAAAGCCCCACCCGGGAGGCGATGGCCTTGATGAGGTTCAGGATGTCTTCCTGGGTGAGGTTGATCTCGTGGATGTCCTCGCGGTCGATGGGCGTAATGAAGGTGAGTGAGAGTTCCTTGGCGATGCGCCGGCTGATGGTGTTGCCCTCGGACTCGATGATGGTGATGCGCCGGCAGCGATCCTCCACGTCGTCGAAGGTGGTGAACAGTTCGTCGAGGATGATCGCGGCCTTGACGAGTTTACGGTGTTGCTCGGCAAACAGGTCGTAGAATTTCACGGACCTGGGAAACAGGCTGAACCCCATGGCGTCTCCGCTTTGTTAACTGCTTGTATGGGGGAAACCGCGCGTCGGGGCGGTTTCCCGAAATCGCGTCGTTACGCGCCGGCCAGGGGCAGGCGCACCACCCGGACGGCTCCATTCAGCGCCGCTTCCCCGCCGTACGGCGCAAGCTCCGCCTCGGGCAGGACGAGGTCGAGATTGGCCGGTCCCATGAAACGCACCTCCACGAAACCCGCTTCCCGGGTCACGCTGACGGTCAGGCTCACGTCGTTCGGCGTCTGGGACAGAAGCGAGCCGAAGGCCCGCACCATGGCCTCGTGTCCGGCCAGCACGGGAAAAGATCCCGGCGGCGGGGTTTCCAGCCGCGCCGTCACCGTCTTGGCCCGAAACAGCGGCGCATGGGTGGCCATGGCCTGCTTGAGGGCGGACAGCGCGTCGCTGGCCGCGGCGGCCCTTGCGGCGGCGTAGCGGTCGCGGGCGGCGGCGAGCAGGTCGTCGATGATGGCCTTCATGTCGTCGGCGGCGCGAACCACGGCGCTTAGGGCCTTGGCCATGGCCGTGCCGTCCAATCCGTCCGCAGGGGCCGGAGGATTTTCCGGCGCGCCGTCCGGCCGTTCGGTGAGCATGGTCAGCGCCGTTTCGGCGAATCCGCGCACCTTGGTCAGGGGCGTGCGCAGGTTGTGGGAGGCGTCGATGACGAAGTCCCGGAAAATGCGGTCCATGGTCGCGGCCTCGGTCACGTCGTGAAAGGTGACCACGCGGCCGGCCGTGTCCGGGTCGCCGGGCAGCGCCGCCACGGTCACCTCGGTCACCCGGGTGTTTTGCAGTTCGAAGCGCCCCACGCGTTGGGCCACGCCGGCCTCCGGGTCGAAGGCGGCCAGGGAGCGCTCCACGCAAAGGGGCATGCCTGCCTCGAGGGGCGAGCGGCCGACGATATCGGCCTTTTTGGGAAACATCTCCCGCAACGCCCGGTTGGCGGCCACGATCCGTTCCTGGCCGTCCAGGATAACCACGCCTTCGGCCATGCTCTCGAACACCGCTTCCTGGCGCTGGCGGTGCTCCTCGATTTCCCGGACATGGTCGCCGATGCGCTCGGCCAGCACGTTGATGGCCGCGGCCAGCGGCGCGAAATCCCGGGCCGGCACGATGTGGATGCGCCGGTCGTAGTGTCCCTGGCCCACGGCCGCGACCACGTTGGCGATTTCACCGATGGAGCGGGACATGCCGCGCGCCAGGCCGAAGGCGGCCACGCCCCCGGCCAGAAACACCAGGGCCAAAACGGCCAAGAGCGCGTCGCGAAACCGCGACAGCTCCCCGCCGAGGGCCGACACCGGCAAGGCCAGGCGCAAAATGCCCGCCGGCACGCCGTTGCCGCCGGCATAGGCCTTGGCCACGTAGACCATGTCGCGGCCGAGCGTCCTGCTTTTGCGCACGTCCTTGCCGATGCCGCCGGCTTCGGCCTGGCGCACCTCGGGCCGGCCGGCGTGGTCTTCCATGGCGGCCACGCCCTCGGCCCGCACGGCCGAATCGGCCACGACCCGGCCGGAAACGACATAGGTGA carries:
- a CDS encoding inorganic phosphate transporter gives rise to the protein MPDIPVLLIAVVGIALLFDFTNGAHDSANAIATVVSTKVLSPLTAVCMAGVLNLVGAFLGTAVAHTMGSGIVRPDVVSGSQGVVLAALMGAIIWNLLTWYWGLPSSSSHALVGGLIGAAVAYGGWDTPSYGSIAHKVLLPLVLSPLAGFVSGYLLMVLLSWLVRRSTPHRVNGLFKKLQILSSAFMATSHGLNDAQKTMGIITLALFLAGSIPEMTVPFWVKLACAASMGLGTASGGWKIVKTMGHKIFKLEPIHGFAAETAAAAVISGASVLGAPISTTHTISTTVIGVGASKRLSAVRWGVAGRLVMAWVMTIPAAALASAACYWLLALTGIAR
- a CDS encoding DUF47 domain-containing protein, yielding MGFSLFPRSVKFYDLFAEQHRKLVKAAIILDELFTTFDDVEDRCRRITIIESEGNTISRRIAKELSLTFITPIDREDIHEINLTQEDILNLIKAIASRVGLFGFDRIRYPARRIISNLRAMIEEIGAVLAHMRQNKQAEQQFLKIEGLKHECETLIMVGIGELYDGGEDCAGYAAILEIVKWKHLFDRIEAAVERTESLSDVLEGVVLKNA
- a CDS encoding histidine kinase dimerization/phospho-acceptor domain-containing protein; translation: MANRSIRLHFLLWTWGFFLLVLCGVFIFVTNQAERALVEEAEQRAKSSLDMVAFLLAREPGLKTETDLAHFADTLGTHLGLRFTYVVSGRVVADSAVRAEGVAAMEDHAGRPEVRQAEAGGIGKDVRKSRTLGRDMVYVAKAYAGGNGVPAGILRLALPVSALGGELSRFRDALLAVLALVFLAGGVAAFGLARGMSRSIGEIANVVAAVGQGHYDRRIHIVPARDFAPLAAAINVLAERIGDHVREIEEHRQRQEAVFESMAEGVVILDGQERIVAANRALREMFPKKADIVGRSPLEAGMPLCVERSLAAFDPEAGVAQRVGRFELQNTRVTEVTVAALPGDPDTAGRVVTFHDVTEAATMDRIFRDFVIDASHNLRTPLTKVRGFAETALTMLTERPDGAPENPPAPADGLDGTAMAKALSAVVRAADDMKAIIDDLLAAARDRYAAARAAAASDALSALKQAMATHAPLFRAKTVTARLETPPPGSFPVLAGHEAMVRAFGSLLSQTPNDVSLTVSVTREAGFVEVRFMGPANLDLVLPEAELAPYGGEAALNGAVRVVRLPLAGA